A region of Chiloscyllium plagiosum isolate BGI_BamShark_2017 chromosome 37, ASM401019v2, whole genome shotgun sequence DNA encodes the following proteins:
- the LOC122541639 gene encoding zinc finger protein 271-like isoform X1: MEEKAFKCEVCSRAFAHASTLVNHRRIHTGEKPFMCEVCNQGFAQSSGLVKHRRIHTGEKPFMCNVCDKSFSQSSNLRVHQHIHTGEKPFMCKVCNKSFSRSSPFLIHQYIHTGEKPLTCQVCDKSFSSSSDLRIHRRSHTGEKPFTCEVCKKAFSSSSDLRKHQRVHSGLKTFICELCDKSFLESSNLRKHQRIHRGEKPFNCKVCDKSFSQSSNLLVHQRIHTGV; encoded by the coding sequence ATGGAAGAGAAAGCCTTCAAGTGTGAGGTGTGCAGTAGAGCCTTTGCACATGCATCAACGCTGGTGAATCACAGACGCATTCACACTGGTGAGAAACCATTCATGTGTGAGGTGTGTAATCAGGGGTTTGCACAGTCCTCAGGCCTGGTGAAACATCGgcgcattcacacaggggagaaaccattcatgtGTAACGTGTGCgacaaatcattctcacagtCATCAAATCTCCGTGTGCACCAACACATTCACACCGGCGAGAAACCGTTCATGTGTAAGGTGTGCAACAAGTCATTCTCTCGGTCATCGCCCTTCCTCATACATCAATacattcacactggagagaaaccattGACGTGCcaggtgtgtgacaaatcattttcGTCTTCCTCGGATCTACGCATACATCGACGCAgtcacacaggggagaagccattcacatgTGAGGTGTGCAAGAAAGCATTCTCATCATCATCGGATCTCCGCAAGCACCAACGGGTTCACAGTGGACTGAAAACCTTTATCTGTGAGCTCTGTGACAAATCCTTCTTGGAATCGTCGAACCTTCGCAAACACCAACGAATCCACAggggggagaaaccattcaattGTAAGgtttgtgacaaatcattctcgcAGTCATCGAATCTCCTGGTCCATCAGAGGATTCATACAGGAGTGTAA
- the LOC122541639 gene encoding zinc finger protein 271-like isoform X2, with the protein MEEKAFKCEVCSRAFAHASTLVNHRRIHTGEKPFMCEVCNQGFAQSSGLVKHRRIHTGEKPFMCNVCDKSFSQSSNLRVHQHIHTGEKPFMCKVCNKSFSRSSPFLIHQYIHTGEKPLTCQVCDKSFSSSSDLRIHRRSHTGEKPFTCEVCKKAFSSSSDLRKHQRVHSGLKTFICELCDKSFLESSNLRKHQRIHRGEKPFNCKIFPH; encoded by the coding sequence ATGGAAGAGAAAGCCTTCAAGTGTGAGGTGTGCAGTAGAGCCTTTGCACATGCATCAACGCTGGTGAATCACAGACGCATTCACACTGGTGAGAAACCATTCATGTGTGAGGTGTGTAATCAGGGGTTTGCACAGTCCTCAGGCCTGGTGAAACATCGgcgcattcacacaggggagaaaccattcatgtGTAACGTGTGCgacaaatcattctcacagtCATCAAATCTCCGTGTGCACCAACACATTCACACCGGCGAGAAACCGTTCATGTGTAAGGTGTGCAACAAGTCATTCTCTCGGTCATCGCCCTTCCTCATACATCAATacattcacactggagagaaaccattGACGTGCcaggtgtgtgacaaatcattttcGTCTTCCTCGGATCTACGCATACATCGACGCAgtcacacaggggagaagccattcacatgTGAGGTGTGCAAGAAAGCATTCTCATCATCATCGGATCTCCGCAAGCACCAACGGGTTCACAGTGGACTGAAAACCTTTATCTGTGAGCTCTGTGACAAATCCTTCTTGGAATCGTCGAACCTTCGCAAACACCAACGAATCCACAggggggagaaaccattcaattGTAAG